The proteins below are encoded in one region of Bacteroidota bacterium:
- a CDS encoding STAS domain-containing protein, producing the protein MKIQLPLAFTPKLVTTLRSGYTRQDFYKDLVAGLIVGTVALPLAIAFGIASGVTPEKGLITAIVAGFIISALGGSRIQIGGPTGAFIVVIYGVVQKFGVDGLMIATVLSGIVVLVMGLAKLGGVIKFIPAPVITGFTSGIAIIIFSSQIKDLLGLQMGAVPAELIEKWSAYAQHVADINWWAAGVALATIAIIVYWPRVTTKIPGPFIALIVITVLVQALNIPVETIGSKFKVLGGSIPAPQVPHMTFAAVRELIPSVITMSILIAIESLLSAVVADGMLGTKHRSNMELVAQGIANIASPLFGGIPATGAIARTATNIKSGGRTPVAGIVHALFLLLVLLAIGKYASMIPMPVLAAILVIVSYNMSEWRTFKSMLKAPKSDVMILVTTFVLTVVIDLTVAIEVGMIMAAFLFMRRMALVTNVSVITNEFKDEADPEISQTLLNTAIPSGVQIFEINGPFFFGAAEKFSETIRDLGTPPKVMILRMRNVPALDATGMKAIEDIWKKSAQRGSLFLIAEIHSQPFIALEQSGLLAKFGEDKVLGNLELALGAAKQWLGETV; encoded by the coding sequence ATGAAGATACAACTGCCGCTTGCCTTTACTCCGAAGCTCGTCACCACCCTACGCTCCGGTTATACAAGACAAGATTTCTATAAAGACCTCGTTGCGGGGCTGATCGTTGGCACCGTTGCGCTGCCGCTTGCCATTGCGTTCGGTATCGCCAGCGGCGTGACGCCGGAAAAAGGACTCATCACGGCGATCGTCGCGGGGTTTATTATCTCTGCACTCGGCGGGAGCCGCATCCAGATCGGCGGGCCCACGGGCGCGTTCATCGTCGTGATCTATGGCGTCGTGCAGAAGTTCGGCGTGGACGGGCTGATGATCGCAACCGTGCTCAGCGGCATCGTCGTGCTCGTGATGGGCCTTGCGAAGCTCGGGGGCGTCATCAAGTTCATCCCTGCGCCGGTGATCACCGGGTTCACGTCCGGCATTGCGATCATCATCTTTTCATCGCAGATCAAAGATCTGCTCGGCTTGCAGATGGGTGCGGTCCCGGCAGAGCTCATCGAGAAATGGAGCGCGTACGCGCAGCATGTGGCCGATATCAACTGGTGGGCCGCAGGCGTGGCGCTGGCGACAATCGCGATCATCGTCTATTGGCCGCGCGTGACGACGAAGATCCCCGGGCCGTTCATTGCACTCATTGTGATCACGGTGCTCGTGCAAGCGCTGAACATTCCGGTCGAGACGATCGGCTCGAAGTTCAAAGTGCTCGGCGGTTCGATCCCCGCGCCGCAAGTACCTCACATGACGTTCGCGGCGGTCAGAGAGTTGATCCCGTCGGTCATTACGATGTCGATCCTGATCGCGATCGAGTCGCTGCTCTCGGCCGTGGTGGCCGACGGCATGCTCGGGACGAAGCACCGTTCGAACATGGAGCTCGTCGCGCAGGGCATTGCGAACATCGCTTCCCCGCTCTTCGGCGGCATCCCGGCCACTGGCGCGATCGCACGCACGGCAACGAACATCAAGAGCGGCGGCCGTACGCCGGTCGCCGGCATCGTGCATGCGCTCTTTCTATTACTCGTGTTGCTCGCGATCGGCAAGTATGCGTCGATGATCCCGATGCCGGTGCTTGCGGCGATCCTCGTGATCGTCAGCTACAACATGAGCGAGTGGCGAACATTCAAGAGCATGCTCAAAGCGCCGAAGAGCGACGTGATGATCCTCGTGACGACATTCGTACTGACGGTGGTGATCGACCTGACGGTGGCGATCGAGGTCGGGATGATCATGGCGGCGTTCCTCTTCATGCGCCGCATGGCGCTCGTGACGAATGTGAGCGTGATTACCAACGAGTTCAAAGACGAAGCCGACCCCGAGATATCGCAGACGCTTCTCAATACGGCGATCCCGAGTGGTGTACAGATCTTTGAAATCAACGGCCCGTTCTTCTTTGGTGCCGCGGAGAAATTTTCCGAGACGATCCGCGACCTCGGCACGCCGCCGAAGGTGATGATCCTGCGCATGCGCAACGTCCCTGCGCTCGATGCGACGGGGATGAAAGCGATCGAAGACATTTGGAAGAAGAGCGCACAGCGCGGAAGCTTGTTCCTCATCGCCGAGATCCACTCGCAGCCGTTCATCGCGCTTGAGCAATCGGGTTTGCTCGCGAAGTTCGGTGAAGACAAAGTGCTCGGCAATCTCGAGCTTGCGCTTGGCGCAGCGAAGCAATGGCTTGGTGAAACGGTATAG
- a CDS encoding 30S ribosomal protein S1, translated as MVFDIDAHDTPTAAASTEAPVPAPVTEDITTHVDGQLSPTSAHFEELRKQKATLNAKVLKWARNGLEVSLEDGTVASMPNNHIDLDPDRNIAKYFGKTLPVRVLDVRHENGADHVRVSHRMVLEEELRKNAKDTLEHLNVGDTVDVKVKSFNIKDVVLDMGPGVEAVILGKDLSWQRFNHPYEICKRGETLKAKVLEIDNRKRFVRFGVKQLTPDPMVEKFAGISEGDVVNATVVSIVDQGAEVSLPNGIVAFLPISEISWDRIPTVSDGVSMGEEFEVKLLTIEPKRHRVTCSKKRLIENPARQREETYRLNSDHNATIKEVTKGGLVVTFEDGNEGFVPRRELSHDRIERLEDVFRKDKPIEGLRVIEYDRRNGKIVLSLIAAEKEAQRTTLRQYRATSSGSSFTLGELGSLKEKLEAAERGE; from the coding sequence ATGGTATTCGATATCGACGCACACGATACGCCGACCGCAGCAGCTTCGACCGAAGCCCCTGTACCGGCACCTGTAACGGAAGACATCACCACGCATGTTGACGGCCAGTTGTCGCCGACATCCGCTCACTTCGAAGAGCTTCGCAAGCAAAAAGCGACACTCAATGCGAAGGTGCTGAAGTGGGCCCGTAACGGCCTCGAGGTTTCGCTCGAGGATGGCACGGTCGCGTCGATGCCGAACAACCATATCGATCTCGATCCCGATCGCAATATCGCCAAGTACTTCGGCAAGACGTTGCCTGTTCGCGTCCTCGATGTTCGCCATGAGAACGGCGCCGACCATGTGCGCGTCTCGCATCGCATGGTTCTCGAAGAAGAACTTCGCAAGAATGCAAAAGATACGCTCGAGCATCTGAACGTCGGCGACACCGTCGATGTGAAGGTGAAGTCGTTCAACATCAAGGATGTCGTCCTCGATATGGGCCCGGGCGTCGAAGCGGTGATCCTCGGCAAAGACCTTTCGTGGCAGCGGTTCAATCACCCGTATGAGATCTGCAAGCGCGGCGAAACGCTCAAGGCAAAAGTTCTGGAGATCGACAATCGTAAGCGCTTCGTTCGCTTCGGCGTGAAGCAACTGACACCCGACCCGATGGTCGAGAAGTTTGCAGGCATATCCGAAGGCGATGTCGTAAATGCGACGGTCGTTTCGATCGTCGATCAGGGTGCGGAAGTTTCGTTACCGAACGGGATCGTCGCATTCCTGCCGATCTCGGAGATCTCGTGGGATCGTATCCCGACGGTCTCCGACGGCGTATCGATGGGCGAAGAGTTTGAAGTAAAGTTGTTGACCATCGAGCCGAAGCGCCATCGCGTGACCTGCTCGAAAAAGCGGTTGATCGAAAACCCGGCCCGTCAGCGCGAAGAGACGTATCGTCTGAATTCGGATCACAACGCCACGATCAAAGAAGTCACGAAGGGCGGCCTTGTCGTCACGTTCGAAGACGGCAACGAAGGGTTTGTCCCGCGTCGCGAGCTGAGCCACGATCGTATCGAACGTTTGGAAGATGTCTTCCGCAAGGACAAGCCGATCGAAGGACTTCGAGTGATCGAATACGATCGCCGCAATGGGAAGATCGTCCTGTCGCTGATTGCCGCCGAAAAGGAAGCGCAGCGCACGACGCTTCGCCAGTACCGTGCTACATCGAGTGGATCGAGCTTTACGCTCGGCGAACTCGGCTCGCTCAAAGAGAAGCTCGAAGCGGCAGAACGCGGCGAGTAA
- a CDS encoding class I SAM-dependent methyltransferase has product MKFRGLLKGLFFFLRLHIIFEPLAKVMRFASGLSAVSKWISQHSPNVKFNDFYTFKRDYDKRYSLYEHVCTSENLQEFDYLEFGVASGLSLKWWTANNKNPNARFYGFDTFTGLPEDWGPYKAGDMNFGPPPQIADDRISYQTGLFQQTLPVFIKEHRLDRRLVLMMDADLYSSTLYVLTSLAPYLKKGDIIFFDEFNVPAHEYLAFTDFVRSYYLKYEVIGAVSNFYQVAIKVL; this is encoded by the coding sequence ATGAAATTTCGCGGACTCTTAAAGGGCCTGTTCTTTTTCTTGCGACTGCACATCATCTTCGAGCCGCTGGCCAAGGTGATGCGCTTTGCCTCGGGCCTCTCTGCGGTCTCGAAGTGGATCAGCCAGCATTCCCCGAACGTCAAGTTCAACGATTTCTACACGTTCAAGCGCGATTACGACAAGCGCTACTCGCTCTATGAGCATGTCTGTACCTCCGAGAATCTGCAAGAGTTCGACTACCTCGAATTCGGCGTAGCCTCCGGTCTGTCGCTGAAATGGTGGACGGCCAACAATAAGAACCCCAATGCGCGGTTCTACGGCTTCGACACGTTTACCGGACTCCCCGAAGATTGGGGCCCATACAAGGCCGGCGACATGAACTTCGGGCCGCCGCCGCAGATCGCCGACGACCGCATCAGCTACCAGACCGGCCTCTTCCAACAGACACTACCCGTATTTATCAAGGAACATCGGCTCGACCGACGGCTGGTGCTGATGATGGACGCCGATCTCTACAGCTCGACGCTGTATGTCCTGACGTCTCTCGCCCCATATCTAAAGAAGGGCGATATCATTTTCTTCGACGAATTCAACGTTCCAGCCCACGAATACCTCGCCTTCACCGATTTTGTTCGGTCGTACTACCTGAAATACGAGGTCATTGGAGCGGTGAGTAATTTCTATCAGGTCGCAATCAAAGTATTATAG
- the lpdA gene encoding dihydrolipoyl dehydrogenase has protein sequence MSNLLSPTAPAAGAATPFNKNHSFDFDLIVLGGGPGGEPAAIRASQLGLRVATVERDRLGGVCTNWGCIPTKALLKNAEIYSEFKEAPKDWGITYDNLKVDFGAIIKRSRGVVDKNVRGIEYLFKKNKIELINGTGTLASANSVEVTLKDGTKKTISAARIIVATGARARVLPGLKADGKRILTASEAMNMDHIPASMTIVGSGAIGIEFAYFYHTFGTKITIIEMLPNILPVEDTEVSAELEKMYKKAGMTIYTNTKVSNVAVGKDGTTVEIETADGKKEKIDAECTLIAIGVQGNTENIGLEKLGVKMTKGFIDVDEYMRSSIPSIYAVGDVAGPPWLAHVASAEGLVAAEHIALGHAHTVDYDNIPGCTYCQPQVASVGKTERALKEAGVAYKVGKFPFSALGKARAIGRTEGFVKLIFDEKYGELLGAHIIGPEATELLEELAIARSHGATAESILKTIHPHPTLSEAVMEASSVAMGEAIHL, from the coding sequence ATGTCAAATCTTCTGAGCCCAACGGCGCCTGCGGCAGGGGCGGCAACGCCATTTAATAAGAATCACTCGTTCGATTTCGATCTCATCGTGCTTGGCGGTGGCCCGGGCGGTGAGCCGGCGGCCATTCGTGCGTCGCAGCTTGGCCTGCGCGTCGCGACGGTCGAGCGCGATCGCCTCGGCGGCGTGTGCACCAACTGGGGCTGCATTCCGACCAAGGCGCTGCTGAAGAATGCGGAGATCTATTCCGAGTTCAAAGAGGCGCCGAAGGATTGGGGCATTACCTATGATAACCTGAAGGTCGATTTCGGCGCCATCATCAAGCGCTCCCGCGGCGTGGTCGATAAGAACGTCCGCGGTATCGAGTATCTCTTCAAGAAGAACAAGATCGAGCTCATTAACGGGACGGGTACGCTGGCCTCGGCGAACTCGGTCGAAGTGACGCTCAAAGACGGCACGAAGAAGACGATCTCGGCCGCACGCATCATCGTCGCCACCGGCGCTCGCGCACGCGTGCTGCCCGGCTTGAAAGCCGACGGCAAGCGCATCCTCACCGCAAGCGAAGCAATGAACATGGATCACATCCCGGCGTCGATGACGATCGTCGGTTCGGGTGCGATCGGCATCGAGTTCGCGTATTTCTATCACACGTTCGGCACGAAGATCACAATCATCGAAATGCTGCCGAACATCCTGCCAGTCGAAGACACGGAAGTATCTGCCGAGCTTGAGAAGATGTACAAGAAGGCCGGTATGACGATCTACACCAACACGAAGGTCAGTAACGTCGCAGTCGGCAAGGACGGCACGACGGTCGAGATCGAAACTGCCGACGGCAAGAAAGAGAAGATCGACGCGGAGTGTACGCTCATCGCCATCGGCGTGCAGGGCAACACCGAGAATATCGGTCTCGAGAAGCTCGGCGTGAAGATGACGAAGGGCTTCATTGATGTCGACGAGTATATGCGTTCGAGCATTCCGAGCATCTACGCGGTCGGCGATGTCGCGGGTCCGCCGTGGCTTGCGCACGTTGCGAGCGCGGAAGGCTTGGTTGCGGCAGAGCATATCGCGCTCGGCCATGCGCATACCGTTGACTACGACAACATCCCGGGCTGTACGTACTGTCAGCCGCAGGTAGCGTCTGTCGGCAAGACGGAGCGTGCGCTCAAAGAGGCTGGCGTTGCATACAAGGTCGGCAAATTCCCGTTCTCGGCGCTTGGCAAGGCCCGTGCCATCGGTCGCACCGAAGGGTTTGTGAAGTTGATCTTCGACGAAAAGTACGGCGAGCTGCTCGGCGCGCACATCATCGGCCCCGAAGCGACTGAGCTGCTTGAAGAGCTAGCCATCGCCCGCTCGCACGGCGCAACGGCCGAGAGCATCCTCAAGACCATCCACCCGCACCCGACGCTCAGCGAAGCCGTCATGGAAGCAAGCTCGGTGGCGATGGGAGAGGCGATCCATCTGTAG
- a CDS encoding T9SS type A sorting domain-containing protein, protein MLGTLWSNTTGIGGDATLQLSTDSLSCNVSGCPSDVDTAIEFTFFDPCNGDQATFVGATLSGSSAFSIVHPSDSVRTIHPSDSIVLRYHGTGVSEDSAALHLRLHLGFVDKDTTISLHGSSRVAPAVPILSFSKLSFDHSGCLSTDTAVSITYRDTCSGQEGTLVQAKLQGSSNFILLSPTDSPRVLTANDSIRIRFSATPGETDTAQLFLRLELGNTEIDTTISIVGTSNKQVVRPQLSATTLSFAAIRCRSSLDSVITFVFIDSCSGQSADLISATLVGSQSFTLLSPWDVPRTTHAGDSIVIHYAPQMSGTDNAQLLLKFRLGTSEYDTTITLTGAGRIQKENLTLRSAFITPSVATGQTTNLVITPDKAISSRGLSKIEFDLLYNGDLLEKTAEATNVGGATIVTTPLTPFLGKERGVHVVVNANDMSLDPTLAIARLTFKAYLTDTTSTTVAISNLQLNDGDQDFSNCVLSADTSATTFTLALQCGDSILSRFLRTKGLFIDAIRPNPSSGAVRLSVRSAAAGVAEIEVVNTLGEVVWQEQQNIPNGDAMIRLDLGGLANGIYYLRVRTGERACGGSLVIER, encoded by the coding sequence ATGCTGGGCACCTTGTGGTCAAATACGACCGGGATCGGAGGTGACGCAACGCTTCAACTATCCACGGATAGTCTTTCTTGTAATGTTTCCGGTTGTCCGTCGGACGTGGACACCGCCATCGAATTCACATTCTTCGATCCGTGCAACGGCGACCAAGCCACGTTTGTGGGAGCGACCCTCAGCGGTTCGTCCGCATTTTCAATCGTTCATCCTTCGGACAGCGTTAGGACGATTCACCCCTCCGACAGCATTGTACTTCGCTACCACGGTACGGGTGTCTCCGAAGACAGCGCTGCGCTACATCTGCGCCTTCATTTGGGCTTCGTCGATAAAGATACCACTATCTCCCTGCATGGTTCGAGTCGCGTAGCTCCTGCTGTACCCATACTCTCATTTAGCAAACTGTCGTTCGATCACAGCGGGTGTTTGTCAACTGATACGGCCGTTTCAATTACGTATCGCGATACCTGCAGCGGACAGGAGGGAACGCTCGTTCAGGCTAAACTCCAGGGCTCATCGAATTTCATACTCCTCTCACCGACAGACTCGCCTCGCGTACTGACTGCGAATGATTCGATCCGAATCCGCTTTAGCGCAACCCCGGGTGAAACAGACACCGCGCAACTTTTCCTGCGGCTAGAATTGGGTAACACAGAAATCGACACGACGATCTCAATTGTCGGCACGAGTAACAAACAGGTCGTCAGGCCCCAGCTATCGGCAACTACGCTTTCATTTGCTGCGATACGATGCCGAAGTAGTCTCGATTCGGTAATCACGTTTGTATTCATCGATAGCTGTAGCGGCCAATCGGCCGATCTCATCAGCGCCACACTTGTCGGTTCCCAGAGCTTTACATTGCTTTCGCCATGGGATGTGCCACGCACGACACATGCAGGCGATTCCATCGTGATACACTACGCCCCGCAGATGAGTGGCACGGATAATGCTCAACTCCTCCTCAAGTTTCGTCTCGGCACTTCAGAGTATGATACCACGATCACCCTCACCGGCGCAGGGCGGATCCAGAAGGAGAACCTGACGCTGCGTTCCGCGTTCATAACACCATCCGTCGCCACAGGGCAAACCACGAATCTCGTCATCACTCCAGATAAAGCGATTTCATCTCGTGGCTTGTCAAAGATTGAGTTTGATCTACTCTACAACGGCGACTTGCTCGAAAAGACGGCCGAAGCAACGAACGTTGGCGGTGCCACGATAGTGACCACACCCCTAACCCCTTTCCTCGGAAAGGAGAGAGGGGTTCATGTCGTTGTCAATGCTAATGACATGTCTCTCGACCCGACGCTGGCCATAGCACGACTCACGTTCAAAGCATACCTGACAGATACGACCTCAACGACAGTTGCCATCTCCAACCTTCAGCTCAATGACGGCGATCAGGACTTTTCAAACTGTGTCCTCTCGGCGGATACCTCTGCGACAACGTTCACGCTTGCGCTGCAATGCGGAGACAGTATCCTTTCTCGCTTTCTTCGGACGAAGGGGCTCTTCATCGATGCAATCCGTCCGAATCCGTCGTCAGGAGCGGTAAGGCTTTCGGTTCGTTCGGCGGCGGCTGGCGTGGCCGAGATCGAAGTGGTCAACACACTCGGCGAGGTCGTCTGGCAAGAACAGCAGAATATTCCGAATGGCGATGCGATGATCCGGCTCGATCTGGGCGGACTTGCGAACGGGATCTATTATCTACGAGTCCGTACTGGTGAGCGTGCCTGCGGCGGGAGTCTGGTGATCGAGCGGTGA
- a CDS encoding carboxypeptidase regulatory-like domain-containing protein, whose protein sequence is MNAIDRLSTKIILIILPFLSIFIGCSKDVVTSSPTTGTISGTVIDSNGTGVSGALISSSPASSQLLSDATGSYTLPDLTPGFYTVTASKEPTGTGSAAVNVVAGKTTTAIIRLNPAPLTTGILVGTVTDTGGVGIAGADVTTVPATSAVQTDAGGHFAISNVQAGSYSVRASKTGFSTSSKSTVVAIGQTSTVTLILSGVGDIPTDGLLVYYPFDGDGHDASGNGRDLDLTSATFGVSRSGQKQALLCNGGSTVATAQPDEEMNSSTLTVSLWIKAPNPSANGNFSIIDKYLGNSFNGYTLWLTSNNIEWLYGTGSSFAFTVIDRSSVLDNGWHSIVCTADGNKVTMYFDGAIAASGTWSGNPGRTTQQRGLLIGAGTTSDNMVSGFFQGAIDDVRIYNRVLSASEISTLAKEQ, encoded by the coding sequence ATGAACGCGATCGATCGTTTGAGCACCAAAATCATCCTGATTATCCTTCCATTCCTGAGTATCTTCATCGGTTGTTCGAAGGATGTTGTTACTTCCTCGCCGACAACGGGCACGATTTCCGGTACGGTCATCGACTCGAACGGCACAGGGGTTTCGGGTGCATTGATCTCAAGTTCGCCGGCGTCGAGTCAGTTGCTTTCGGATGCGACCGGGTCGTATACACTGCCGGACCTGACGCCCGGCTTTTATACTGTCACTGCGTCGAAGGAGCCAACGGGTACAGGAAGTGCGGCGGTAAACGTTGTAGCAGGGAAGACGACAACGGCGATCATCAGACTCAATCCTGCTCCATTGACCACAGGGATCCTCGTTGGAACCGTGACCGACACGGGTGGGGTGGGAATCGCTGGAGCCGATGTAACGACCGTCCCCGCGACGAGCGCGGTACAGACCGATGCGGGCGGACACTTTGCGATCTCGAACGTGCAGGCAGGCAGCTACAGTGTGCGAGCGTCAAAGACAGGGTTCTCGACATCATCAAAGAGCACGGTGGTTGCGATCGGACAGACCAGCACGGTCACTCTTATACTGAGCGGTGTTGGTGATATTCCGACGGACGGACTCCTCGTGTATTACCCGTTCGACGGCGATGGACATGATGCGAGTGGGAACGGACGTGATCTGGACTTAACGTCTGCTACGTTTGGGGTTTCGCGTTCCGGCCAGAAGCAGGCCCTTCTCTGCAACGGCGGTTCAACGGTTGCAACTGCCCAGCCTGACGAAGAGATGAACAGTTCGACCCTCACAGTCTCTCTCTGGATCAAAGCGCCCAACCCAAGCGCGAACGGTAATTTCTCGATCATTGACAAGTACCTCGGTAACTCGTTCAATGGGTATACTCTCTGGTTGACAAGCAATAATATCGAGTGGCTGTACGGAACGGGAAGCTCGTTTGCATTTACGGTAATCGATCGCTCCAGTGTGTTGGATAACGGCTGGCATTCGATCGTATGCACTGCAGACGGAAACAAGGTGACGATGTACTTCGACGGTGCGATTGCCGCCAGTGGGACCTGGAGTGGAAATCCTGGACGTACGACACAGCAGCGGGGGCTGCTGATCGGGGCAGGGACGACCTCCGACAATATGGTTTCCGGCTTCTTCCAAGGCGCGATCGACGACGTCAGGATCTACAACCGCGTCCTGAGCGCGAGCGAGATCAGCACATTGGCGAAAGAGCAATGA